CACCGCCTCGATCAGCCGGTTCGCCCGGGCGTCGCCGTGGCCGATCATCCGGTTGGCGACGTAGGCGAAGCCGACGCCGAACTCGTCGTCACCGAAGGCGAACTGGCCGCCGGCGCCGTCATTGCCGAAGCTGCGCGCGCCGAGCAGCCTGCGGAAGGCGGGGGAGTCGAGCAGCACCCCGGAACCCCAGCGGGCCCCCATGTCGAAGCCCAGGAAGCCCGCACCGGCGGAGACTTCGCGCACCGCGTCGGTCACCGTCTCGCGGGAGAGCAGCCGGGGCGAGCCGTCCAGGCCGGTCACCGCCGCCGCGTACAGGCCGGCCAGCCCCGTCGCGGAGGCGACGGCCCCCGCACCGGGCAGCTCGATCGCGTGCAGCGCCGGGTCGTTCCACCCGTGCGGAACGTCCAGGCCGGGGAAGACCAGCGCGCCGTTCATCGTCACGATCCGGGTCAGCAGGTGCTCCGGGCCGGGCATCGGACGACGGCCCTCGGCTTCCACCAGCCGGGCCACGTGCCGGAGTTCGCTCTCCGGAAGGCCGATCCAGACCGGCAGTCCGCCGAGCGGTTCGGCGATCTCCTTGCGCAGGAACGCCCCCGGGGTGAGGCCGGTGATCCGGCGGATCACCTCGCCGACCGCGAAGCCGAGCACATGGCCGTGGTACTCGTACGTCGTCCCCGGCTCCCAGAGCGGCTGCTGCGCCTCGATCGCCCGGATCACCGGCGTCCACGCGGCGATCTCCTCGAAGGAGAGCACCGCGTCCAGGGCCGGGATGCCCGCGCGGTGGCCGAGGATCATCCGGGTGGTGATCTCCTGCTTGCCGCTTCGCGCGAACTCGGGCCAGTAGCGCGCGACCGGGGCGTCCAGGTCCAGGCGGCCCTGCTGGGCGAGCAGGTGGGCGCTGATGCTCACCGCGCCCTTGGCGCAGGAGAAGACGGGTACGAGGGTGTCCTGCGTCCAGGCCCGCCCGGTCCGCTCGTCGGCGGTGCCGCCCCACAGCTCCACCACCTTGCGGCCGCCGACGAAGACGGTGACGGCGGCGCCCAGTTCGGGGAACTCGGCGAAGTTGCGCGCGAAGACGTCGGCGACGGCACCGAAGCGCTCGTCGGCCCAGCCCTGGTACTGCTGCATGATGTGGTGCCCCGTTCTGACCTCAAGATCGACCGGACCACGCTACGGGAGCGGAGCGGTCGTGACGAGGGGATTTCGCCACGTCGGGGCGGGTGGGGCGGGTGTGACGGACTCGGGCGGCGATCGGGAGGGGTGTGCGGGTTGGCCAGGGTTCCTCAGGAGCTGCTGTGCTACGGGGCCGGCCGATGGATGGCCTCGGGGAGGCCGACGGCGAGCACCGCGTCCTGGGCTTCCCGCCAGAACTGCAGCGAATCACCTGACTTCTATCCGGTACGGCCAGTCGGTCGAGGTGATCCGAGCGACGTCGGAGCGGTCGTGGTCGGCTCGGTCAGGGAGTCCGGCAGGAGCGCCACCTGGCAGGCACCGTCCCTCACCGAGAGGATCGCGTCGGTGCCCGAAATCCCGGCAATCCCAAGGACCTTCGCAGCCCCCATGGACGGCCGCGCATCGATGCTGCGCTGGATCGGCTCACTGGCGGACGTGGCGACGAGCCCGTTCAAGGCCCACGGCCCGTCTCCGCCCTGAGGTGCGGTGCCGCCGCCGGTGCGTGCGGTCGCGAGGCCGGCCGTGGGGAGAAGTGCCGTGCCCACGAGCCGGTTGGACCGCCGCATGTGCTGAAGTCTCCTGGCGGGACCAGTAGTTGTAACAGAAGCCTACCGGGTGGAGGCGGAGCCGCCGCCGGCAACGCCGATACGCAGCACGTACATCACGCCCGCGAGTGCTGCCCGGTCCGGTACGCGCAGGCGTCCGGGGTAGCGACGACGGCGCTCGGGAAGGTGCGGCTGCCGTAGATCGTTATGTGCGCCGGGCCCTGCGCGCCACCTCGGATGTGACGAACTGCTCCACAACGCGGATGTGGCGGGCCGCGCCAACCAGTTCGATACGGACCAGGAGTGGTATGCCTGAGTCGACGGGCGGCCTGACCTTGATCTTGCCGAACTCCACATTGAGCTCGGTGGTGTCCACCACTATGCCGGGTTTGGTGACCAGGACTAGCTTCCCGCCCTGCGCATCGATGTCGATGTGCAGGGTGCTATGAGTGATCTCTGCTTCGGTGAAGTCGAGGATGACGCGGCAGAAGTGGGTGCCGAACGCGATCCGCCGAGGCACGGTCCATCGGCCGGTGCGTTCGAACCGGCCGAAGCGCTGGTTGATGTGGAGCACCTCCTCGGCCTGCTTGGCGGCCGGTAAGTCAGAGGTGAGCGAGGCGAGTTCGCCGATGGTCCGAGCCGAAAGCGCGGCTTCCACACGGGTTTCGAGCTCATCGGTACTCAGCCGGCCGTCGCCGGCGGCCAGACGCAGGACGTCCACGGCCTGATCCCGGTCCGCGTGCGAGGCTCGCAGCTCCGGCGGTTCTCCCGACATGCGACCAACGTTAGCCCACGTGCTTGAAGGTGGTCTATGACGCTCGGGCGGCTTGCCGCTGGTAGTGGTGGGTTCGAGGCGCGGTCGGAGCGGCGGGATCGGATCCGGATGGCCTGACGCCGGCGCGCTGCTCGGGAAGGTCCCTGCGGATCCGTGGAGTCACGGACAGGACAGGTGATTTCGGCGGCCCCGGCAAACCGGCCGGGGCCGCCCTTCGGCATGCCTTGCCGTTCCTATGCCGACGAAGGGCCTTACTTCACCCTGCAGGCTCGATGGCAGTGCGGGCGTCCTGCGCGGGGACCGGGCGGCACCCCCGGGCGGGGGAGTGGGAAGTCGGCGGGTCCGACTTCCCACTCCTCGCCGGGGGCGCCTCTATGGGGTTCGTCAAGGAAAATCGGGCTGCGTTCGGGTGGCGTTGGAGGGCAGCATGGCGGGATGCCGGATCTGCTGTGGGACGACGTCAGGAACTTCTTCGATCCTGACCTGATGGGTGCTCTGCCGGACGTGTCCGTGGAAGGCACTTCGGTGGATGACTGGCAGGCGGTGTTCGATCTGGTCCGGTCGAGCGGTTGGGCGTGGGAGTACTTGGAGGGCCGCGTCGCCGTGCCGCTGCCTCCCGCAGCGGAGGTGTTGTCGCGTCCGGCCGGCGCCGAGACGGTCAACCTTCAGGTCTGGCCGGTTCCGGGCGTGCTGGCGATCTTCCGTCCGATGTCTGCCGAGGAGATCGACTTCGATGTCGACCTTCGCGAGCTGCAGGGCCAGGAGGGAGTGGACACTCTGTGCCGGTTCCTGGCGGCGGTCGGTCGGCGACTGGGCAAGCCGGTGGCCATGACCGCCGAAGGCGACTACGGGAACCCGGTGCTCGGGTTTGACCCCGCGGCCGATCGCGTGGTGCTGATGGCGGACCCGCAGTTCAGCTGACCTCTGCCGCCACCCGGGATTCGTAGAAGGTTCCGTCGCGGAGCATCGCGAACAGGACGTCGACCCGGCGTCTGGCCAGGCAGAGGAGGGCCTGGGTGTGCCGTTTTCCTTGGCCGATCTTCTTGTCGTAGTAGGCGCGGGAGGCCGGGTCGCTGAGCGAGGCGAACGCAGCCAGGAAGAACGCCCGTTTCAGCTGCTTGTTGCCCCGGCGCGAGGGGTGCTCGCCGCGTATGGAGGAGCCGGAACTGCGGGTCGCGGCGGCAAGCCCGGCGTAGGAGGCGAGGTGGGCGGCGGTCGGGAAGGCGCTCGCGTCGCCGACGTCGTTCAGGACCCGGGCACCGGTCCTGGTCCCGATGCCCGGGATGGACGTGAGGATCTTGGACAGCGGGTGCTCGTCCAGCAGTTCCTGGATCCGCTTCTCCAGGACCTTGCGCTGGTCGAGGACGGCCCGCAGGGAGCCGGCCAGGCTCGGCACGATCAGCGTGGCCGCCTCGGTGCCCGGCGACCATCATCTACGTTGAAGCGGCAGGTTGTCTGTC
The genomic region above belongs to Streptomyces sp. 1331.2 and contains:
- a CDS encoding serine hydrolase domain-containing protein, whose translation is MQQYQGWADERFGAVADVFARNFAEFPELGAAVTVFVGGRKVVELWGGTADERTGRAWTQDTLVPVFSCAKGAVSISAHLLAQQGRLDLDAPVARYWPEFARSGKQEITTRMILGHRAGIPALDAVLSFEEIAAWTPVIRAIEAQQPLWEPGTTYEYHGHVLGFAVGEVIRRITGLTPGAFLRKEIAEPLGGLPVWIGLPESELRHVARLVEAEGRRPMPGPEHLLTRIVTMNGALVFPGLDVPHGWNDPALHAIELPGAGAVASATGLAGLYAAAVTGLDGSPRLLSRETVTDAVREVSAGAGFLGFDMGARWGSGVLLDSPAFRRLLGARSFGNDGAGGQFAFGDDEFGVGFAYVANRMIGHGDARANRLIEAVRECLG
- a CDS encoding DUF1707 SHOCT-like domain-containing protein, which produces MSGEPPELRASHADRDQAVDVLRLAAGDGRLSTDELETRVEAALSARTIGELASLTSDLPAAKQAEEVLHINQRFGRFERTGRWTVPRRIAFGTHFCRVILDFTEAEITHSTLHIDIDAQGGKLVLVTKPGIVVDTTELNVEFGKIKVRPPVDSGIPLLVRIELVGAARHIRVVEQFVTSEVARRARRT